One genomic region from Dehalobacter restrictus DSM 9455 encodes:
- a CDS encoding DUF1430 domain-containing protein, whose product MKKIKLIVIYLLITIGFIFNGELFILYLDGFQESYYQSGFDFVNREAAIGEKEVIQDFLNAGKTYDVDFFFVDSTIISAYAKEITVFGTPNALKTLQIKGILEGKHNSLFMGETQVRYADFSKIKTMEKFKDCYYIGDQSQLKAMRLFKASLVGKYGGGLPKLFSSDKETWLNLLAVWSIVFGLILLLTIYEIISLKKEIMVRITLGEDVRTVFGKNALADIGILVSAFLSLPFILGLLSNSNVLFKIKALALAFLVFIIANTLINAAVLRVNFKKDIAARRSGGGLLTANYILKFITTVLTLIVLSSNFAVLAQGYLMYKQHDFFSEHKDYSYYQLNYRVNNHLGKTISDESMMNQEFYKRFQKYSLQYNDLTANFRSPYPVILINQNSFAEISKVSYALAEAVQSADDDYYLLIPSGMSEDSQEYFIAKDMIDVFFGKNVLSSVKTKVYDGDVSLVGIHNQPNKYVSRPMANPIIIFNNTLQKIDEYQAGNDMYYAYDTMYNIPERDFNQFITEYQLSDQIRVKSNALDIYEHNWAIILRNVKLVVILSIFLLALEIALISFIIKLEYQFNAMELALKKVLGYSLFARNKRLILITLVVFLVSIILAFLLRGLLGIAEGADLIWGGLILLAVELIFIAKKASTVEKANVPAILKGRVL is encoded by the coding sequence ATGAAGAAAATAAAACTGATAGTCATATACTTATTAATCACGATTGGCTTTATTTTTAATGGGGAATTGTTCATTCTTTACTTGGACGGCTTTCAAGAATCCTATTACCAGTCGGGATTTGATTTTGTGAATCGGGAAGCCGCCATCGGGGAAAAAGAAGTCATCCAAGATTTTCTCAATGCAGGAAAGACGTACGATGTCGATTTCTTCTTTGTGGACAGTACGATTATCTCGGCCTACGCCAAAGAGATCACGGTATTCGGCACGCCCAACGCTTTGAAAACATTACAAATCAAAGGTATTCTTGAAGGAAAGCATAACAGCCTTTTTATGGGAGAAACACAAGTTAGATATGCGGATTTCAGTAAGATTAAGACGATGGAAAAGTTCAAAGACTGTTATTACATCGGCGATCAATCCCAACTGAAAGCCATGCGCTTATTTAAAGCGAGCCTGGTAGGTAAATACGGAGGCGGACTCCCTAAATTGTTCAGTTCCGATAAAGAGACTTGGCTGAATCTATTGGCGGTTTGGTCTATCGTTTTTGGCTTGATCCTGCTGCTGACGATTTATGAAATCATCAGCCTGAAGAAGGAGATCATGGTGCGGATAACCCTTGGGGAGGATGTTCGAACCGTTTTCGGCAAAAATGCTTTGGCTGATATCGGTATCCTGGTCAGTGCCTTCCTTAGTTTGCCGTTCATATTAGGCCTATTATCCAATTCCAATGTACTATTTAAAATTAAAGCATTGGCCCTGGCTTTTCTGGTGTTCATAATTGCTAATACCTTGATTAATGCGGCCGTTTTGCGTGTTAACTTTAAAAAAGATATCGCAGCCAGACGCTCAGGCGGTGGACTTCTTACAGCCAACTATATCCTGAAATTCATAACCACCGTACTTACCCTCATTGTTCTATCCAGTAATTTCGCCGTACTGGCGCAAGGGTATCTAATGTATAAGCAGCATGATTTTTTTTCCGAACATAAGGATTATAGTTACTATCAATTGAATTACAGGGTAAATAATCACTTAGGCAAAACAATTTCAGATGAAAGCATGATGAATCAAGAATTCTATAAACGGTTTCAAAAATATTCCTTGCAATACAATGATTTGACAGCTAATTTCCGCAGCCCGTACCCTGTTATCCTAATAAATCAAAATTCGTTTGCAGAAATCTCAAAAGTGAGCTATGCCTTGGCGGAGGCGGTCCAAAGTGCCGACGATGATTATTATTTACTGATCCCGTCCGGTATGTCGGAGGATTCTCAGGAATATTTTATCGCGAAAGATATGATCGATGTTTTTTTTGGAAAAAATGTTCTTTCAAGCGTTAAGACCAAAGTATATGACGGCGATGTTAGTCTAGTGGGCATTCATAATCAGCCGAACAAGTACGTAAGCCGACCAATGGCGAACCCGATTATAATTTTCAATAATACGCTTCAAAAAATTGATGAATATCAGGCAGGTAACGATATGTACTATGCCTATGATACGATGTACAATATCCCCGAGCGGGACTTCAATCAGTTTATCACGGAGTATCAGCTGTCTGATCAAATCAGGGTCAAATCCAATGCCCTGGATATCTATGAACATAATTGGGCGATTATCTTACGCAATGTGAAATTAGTCGTTATTTTATCAATCTTTTTGCTGGCTCTGGAAATCGCGCTGATCAGTTTTATTATCAAACTGGAGTATCAGTTCAACGCAATGGAACTGGCGCTGAAAAAAGTACTTGGATACTCACTCTTTGCCAGAAATAAGAGGTTGATACTTATCACGTTAGTCGTTTTTCTGGTGAGCATCATCCTGGCGTTTTTGCTTAGAGGGCTTTTAGGGATTGCCGAAGGTGCCGATCTCATCTGGGGAGGGCTCATTTTGCTGGCGGTTGAGTTAATATTTATTGCTAAGAAGGCAAGTACAGTGGAAAAAGCCAATGTACCTGCCATTCTAAAAGGAAGGGTATTATGA